ACTTTTACAGAAGGTGTTGTAATAATATGGAGAAGCCAAGCGATGTTTTGGGCTGTTGTTTAATGTATTTAGGCGCGTTTTATAAAGCGGCGTTGGGTGGCGAAAAAGGTACACCTTTTGCGCCATTCATATATTGCAGGACATATATTGATTTTAAGTTATAATTTAATCAATTTATATTATCTTTGGTGTGCTATTAAATTTTATAGTTATACACAATATCATTCAGGCATGAGCTTCAAATAAGACGGAAGTTGTGGAAGTGAGAGGCTTCGCAATGTATACGCGGCAATTTCTCTCAATCAACCAGTTGTTGAAGGTATCGCTGCTTATTACAAACACCGGCAGCGCCATATTTCTGCCATCTCATCATGATTTTGACCTCTTCTGTAGGAAAAAGCTGCGGCATTGTTCTCCTGCATCGGCGCGAATAAGAGCGCCAGCTCATGCGGTCATCCCGCCAACCAGTTCCACATTTCTGTGTATTAACGTTGGCTATGCGCTTTGTGTAAAACGGCGCCTTTTCTATATAGTTTTTATAACGATATTCTGTTGATTCTACAGTGCTGTTTCTGCGCGCCCCTGTATAATCCTCTAGCCATTCCTCGGCAATATCCCGAAATGTCTTTGTGACTTGCTCTATACTCTTTTCTTCGCGCACTGCTCCGCGTATTAACACGGCCTGCTCTTTTGCGGCGATAAGCGTCATGTGTTCCGGCTTGTTTGGGTTAAATATGCCAATTTTCTTCATCTTCTGTTTCTGGCCTGCCGCCGGGGTATATCTCACACGCCATCCCCTTGAACCTGTAGGCTCAATATAAATAAATAAATTTGTATCAATTTGCTTCGTAAATCGTTTATTTTTCGGAACTATTTTCGCT
The sequence above is drawn from the Cloacibacillus sp. An23 genome and encodes:
- a CDS encoding Arm DNA-binding domain-containing protein; protein product: MTKIWTDTAIAKIVPKNKRFTKQIDTNLFIYIEPTGSRGWRVRYTPAAGQKQKMKKIGIFNPNKPEHMTLIAAKEQAVLIRGAVREEKSIEQVTKTFRDIAEEWLEDYTGARRNSTVESTEYRYKNYIEKAPFYTKRIANVNTQKCGTGWRDDRMSWRSYSRRCRRTMPQLFPTEEVKIMMRWQKYGAAGVCNKQRYLQQLVD